TGGAATACAACCTTCGGAATTTGCCAAGATTGGTGTGGCGTTGGCGCTTTCTAAATATTTATCTACCGCTCAAATTCGTTTCGAAGATTTTAAAACGCGTTTGTACACGGCGATGTTTATCGGTTTCCCTGCCATGTTGATTTTATTGCAACCGGATGCCGGAACAGTTATTGTTTTCGTTTCGTTTATTCTGGTGCTTTACCGTGAGGGGATGTCGGGTAACCTTTTACTCTTTGGATTATTTGTTCTGGTATTGGGTGTATTGAGTTTAATGCTGAAAGAAAGCATTATTGAACTTCCGGTTATTCAACAAGAAGTTTCGGGTCAAACCGGTCTTATAATTATCCTATCCATCATATCTCTTTTGGTGTTTTTACTCATTCGCCAAATGATTATGAAACGAAATCGCCGTTCGGCCATCACGATTTTAATTTTAGCGTATGTGGCTTCCATTGTGATTGTGGTTGGAACCAATTATGCCTTTTACCATGTGTTACAAAAACACCAGCGTGAACGGATCGATATTACTCTGGGTCTCATTAACGATCCCGATGGTAAAGAATACAACATCAACCGTTCCATGGCGGCGATTGGTTCAGGTGGCGTTGGCGGAAAAGGTTATATGAAATCGACCCTTGCCAATAGCGGACAAAAACACGTACCGATGCAAAGTACCGACTTCATTTTTTGCACCCTGAGTGAGGAATGGGGATTTTTCGGTTCGGTTACCATTCTGTTCCTCTTCGTTTTTTTACTTATCCGTATCACCCTCATTGCGGAGCGACAGCGTTCTGCCTTTACCCGGATTTTTGCCTACTGTGTTTCCGGAATTATTTTTTTTCATATGCTCATCAACATCGGAATGGCCATCGGATTAGCGCCCGTAATTGGAATTCCACTTCCATTTTTCAGCTACGGCGGATCTTCCCTCATGGCATTTTCCATTCTAATTTTCCTCTTGCTTAAACTTGACAGTGAGCGTTTGGATGTGTTGCGTTAATTTTTTTTTCCATTTTAAACTATTTTACCGGTTCATTCGACTTAATAGCTAAACGCGTTTTATGGATTCATTAACCCAGATTGTTTTAGGCGCCGGGGTCGGCGAATTGGTACTTGGCAAAAAGGCCGGAAATAAGGCCATGCTCTGGGGTGCCATTGCAGGAACCGTTCCCGATCTGGATGTTTTTGGCGCCTTATTCACCGATCCGCTTCATGCTATGTTGAATCACCGCGGATTTATGCATTCCATTGTCTTTTGCGCGCTCTTTGCTCCTTTAATGGGTTGGTTTATTCACCGGGTGAGTAAAAACAAAAACATTAGCGCAAGAGAATGGTCCTGGCTGGCCTGGTGGTCGCTGGTAACTCATCCTCTACTGGATGCATTTACTACCTGGGGAACGCAATTGTTCTGGCCGTTCGAATACAGAGTAACCTGGAATGGCGTATTTGTAATTGATCCACTTTATACCTTGCCTTATATCGTCTTTTTAATTCTCGCTATGCGCAAAAAGAAGGATGATCCTAAGCGATTCCGTTACGCCAAACTTGGATTCTATCTTTCAACCGGATATTTGTTTTTCGGACTCGGAATGCGTCTTTACAGCACTTCGGTTTTCGAGTCATCACTCCGTGAACAAGGCATTGCATTTGATCGCAGCGATGTAAAACCAATGCCTTTTACCACTTTCTATTGGGAATGTACCGCCGAAGGGAAAGATGTATTTTATACCGGTGCCTGGAGTGTTTTCGGAAATGCTTCTGCCATTCAATACCGCTCAATTCCCAAACAGCATGAATTGGCGGATGTTATTGGATTAAGTCAACATCCCGATTATAAAGCACTGCAGCGAAATGCCCGTGGATTTTATGCATTGGAATTAAAAGGCGATACCCTCGAATTTCACGATTTGCGTTTTGGACAAACCGATGCCATAAGTTCTCACATTGAGAAGCGATCGAATTTTGTGTATCTGCTTCAACTGAAAGAAGGAAAAATCATCTTCCATCGCAAGGCTCCTGCCATTGCACAAGGATTTTCGTTTCTGGGAGAATATTTCGGAAAAGTATTCGGAAACTGATTATTTGAGTTTGTCCTTAAACACCTTTCTGAATTTGTCCATTTTCGGCGCAATTACATACCTGCAATAACCCTGATTGGGATTATTGATATAATAATTGCGATGGTATTCCTCGGCCGGATAAAATGTGGTGGCGGGACTTATCTCCGTAATAATGGGTTTATCCCATGCTCCACTTTCATTTAATTTTTTCTTATACAATTCGGCTTTTTGCTTTTGTTCTTCGCCATGGTAAAAAATAGCCGAACGGTATTGGGTTCCCACATCATTTCCCTGACGGTTCATGGTGGTAGGATCATGCGTTTGCCAAAAGACCTCCAGCAATTCGTCGAAACTAACCACCTTCGGATCGAACACTATGCGTGCTACTTCAGCGTGCCCCGTATTGCCACGACACACTTCTTCGTAGGTGGGATTTTGGGTTTGTCCACCGCAATACCCGGGCATAACGGATTTCACTCCTTTCAGTTCCTGAAACACGGCCTCTACACACCAAAAACAGCCTGCTCCAAAAACTGCCACTTCCAGGCCCTGCGCTTTCAGTGTATCTGCATTTTCCATATCCATTGCATTTAAATTTTCGTTATAATCAAACCGACAAGATACAGCTGTTAAGGGCAGAATAAGCATCAGCAATAAAAGTGAATAAAAGCTTTTCATAAATTCTATTTTGATGAATAAACGCAGAACAGACTGCTTTTGGTTTTTATTTCACTTTATTTAACAATCCGGAGCTTTTTTGGTTCAGGTTGAACCTTTGATGATGATTTTTGTACAGTTCTCCAATGTAATTGCCAACAATTGGCTTTGTATTTGCATTTTAGTTTAATTTTGAGTCTCAGTCTCTGGATATGAAAAAACTAACCATACCTTTTCTCTTTTTGTGCACCTTTTTGCATGCGCAGCAAGATGAAATCCAAGTGAAATCTACCGTTAAGGAGGTCACCCTCTACCTCAGCGGCGTACAAGAAGTTCGT
This is a stretch of genomic DNA from Flavobacteriales bacterium. It encodes these proteins:
- the msrA gene encoding peptide-methionine (S)-S-oxide reductase MsrA, producing the protein MKSFYSLLLLMLILPLTAVSCRFDYNENLNAMDMENADTLKAQGLEVAVFGAGCFWCVEAVFQELKGVKSVMPGYCGGQTQNPTYEEVCRGNTGHAEVARIVFDPKVVSFDELLEVFWQTHDPTTMNRQGNDVGTQYRSAIFYHGEEQKQKAELYKKKLNESGAWDKPIITEISPATTFYPAEEYHRNYYINNPNQGYCRYVIAPKMDKFRKVFKDKLK
- a CDS encoding metal-dependent hydrolase; translated protein: MDSLTQIVLGAGVGELVLGKKAGNKAMLWGAIAGTVPDLDVFGALFTDPLHAMLNHRGFMHSIVFCALFAPLMGWFIHRVSKNKNISAREWSWLAWWSLVTHPLLDAFTTWGTQLFWPFEYRVTWNGVFVIDPLYTLPYIVFLILAMRKKKDDPKRFRYAKLGFYLSTGYLFFGLGMRLYSTSVFESSLREQGIAFDRSDVKPMPFTTFYWECTAEGKDVFYTGAWSVFGNASAIQYRSIPKQHELADVIGLSQHPDYKALQRNARGFYALELKGDTLEFHDLRFGQTDAISSHIEKRSNFVYLLQLKEGKIIFHRKAPAIAQGFSFLGEYFGKVFGN
- the rodA gene encoding rod shape-determining protein RodA — its product is MRQGERQLRKIDRGLLALYLILAVLGIINIYSSAYNPEHAFILDQKMEYGKQILWFGISLVLGGIIFLLEGSFIRKYSFEFYGAMCVLLVAVLIVGEEKNGAKAWFGIGSFGIQPSEFAKIGVALALSKYLSTAQIRFEDFKTRLYTAMFIGFPAMLILLQPDAGTVIVFVSFILVLYREGMSGNLLLFGLFVLVLGVLSLMLKESIIELPVIQQEVSGQTGLIIILSIISLLVFLLIRQMIMKRNRRSAITILILAYVASIVIVVGTNYAFYHVLQKHQRERIDITLGLINDPDGKEYNINRSMAAIGSGGVGGKGYMKSTLANSGQKHVPMQSTDFIFCTLSEEWGFFGSVTILFLFVFLLIRITLIAERQRSAFTRIFAYCVSGIIFFHMLINIGMAIGLAPVIGIPLPFFSYGGSSLMAFSILIFLLLKLDSERLDVLR